In Mercurialis annua linkage group LG5, ddMerAnnu1.2, whole genome shotgun sequence, a single genomic region encodes these proteins:
- the LOC126682877 gene encoding oil body-associated protein 2A — MASSDRSPDPTPIRGGDNTVPPGQPMSMEQHMLDKGAQMLQSLKPVKQMSQHVCSFAIYSHDMSRQIETHHFLTRINQDFLQCAVYDTDNANGRLIGVEYIVSDKTFESLPPEEQKLWHSHAYEVKSGLLIHPRVPEMVAKPELENLAKTYGKFWCTWQVDRGDRLPLGVPVLMMSPQAVNLGMVSPTLIEKRDYKYNILTDAIKQSRLEIPEPEWINPQADYWKQHGKGFAIDAESTQMKLRAPFP, encoded by the exons ATGGCTTCAAGTGACAGATCACCGGATCCGACTCCTATTCGCGGCGGAGATAACACGGTACCGCCGGGGCAACCTATGTCCATGGAGCAACACATGCTTGACAAGGGTGCACAGATGTTGCAATCTTTAAAACCAGTGAAGCAAATGAGCCAACATGTCTGCAGTTTTGCAATTTACAGCCATGACATGAGTCGACAGATTGAAACTCACCATTTTCTCACTAGGATTAACCAGGATTTCCTTCAGTGTGCTGTTTACGATACCGATAATGCTAACGGCCGTCTCATCG GAGTGGAGTATATAGTGTCTGATAAGACATTTGAAAGTTTGCCacctgaagaacaaaaattGTGGCACTCTCATGCTTATGAG GTGAAATCAGGATTGTTGATCCATCCTCGTGTACCTGAGATGGTAGCAAAGCCTGAACTGGAAAATTTGGCCAAAACCTATGGCAAGTTCTGGTGCACATGGCAGGTTGACAGAG GTGATAGGCTTCCATTAGGAGTACCTGTTCTTATGATGTCTCCACAAGCAGTAAACTTGGGGATGGTGTCACCAACCCTAATCGAAAAAAGGGATTACAAGTACAACATCCTGACCGATGCGATAAAGCAATCGAGGCTTGAAATTCCAGAACCGGAGTGGATTAATCCTCAAGCTGATTACTGGAAGCAGCATGGGAAAGGTTTTGCAATTGATGCCGAGTCTACTCAAATGAAATTGAGGGCACCTTTTCCGTAA